The region CAAGATCGACTGGCGTAAAAAACGCGAGCATGCATCTCACTTTGTCTATGATAGTGGATGTTTGACTTGCCACTCAAATTTAAAAAATGTTATTCAAGCTGGTAAATCATTCTTGCCACATAGAGATTATTTCGTTCTTGGAAATCCTAATAAGAAATCATGTGTTGACTGCCACGAGCATGTTGGTCACAAGAATTTAGGACTACAAATCGATAAATTTGAAGCAATTAAAAAACAAGAAAACAATAAAACCAAGTAAGGAGGAGAGATGTTTAAAAAGTCGCTAATGTTATTAGCCTGTCTAATGTCTTTTGGCTTTGCCGCAAACATGGATGCAAATAAATCTGACGCTTTAAACCTTAATGTTGTAAAAAACATTAAAGTTGCTCACAAAATGTCAGACTTATCAAAAAGCTGTGTTGAGTGCCACGCTAAAGAGACACCCGGCATAGTTGCCGATTGGAAAAATAGTCGCCACGCTCACGTTGGCGTAAGTTGTATGGATTGCCACTCTGTAAATGCAGATAATCCTATGGCTTCAGTTAAGGTGCATCCAAAAGATTCTAACAACCATGTTTCAATGCTAGTTAGCCCAAAAACTTGTGCTAAGTGTCACGAAAATGAGGTTGAAGAATCTGTTAAGAGTGGTCACGCAAGAGGTGCTATGCAAATGTATGCTAACCCTGCGATGGTAAAACTAATGTATCACTATGAAGGTATGGATCATCCAGAATACAAAATGGCTCCAGACGCTACTGGTTGTACACAGTGCCACGGAACCGTCATCAAACTAGACGCTGATCACAAACCTACAAAAGAGACTTGGCCAAACTATGGTATAGGCAATGTTTATCCAGATGGTGGCGTAGGTAACTGTAAATCATGTCACAGCGCGCACACATTTAGCATAGCTGAGGCTAGAAAACCAGCTGCTTGTGCGTCTTGTCACCTTGGACCTGATCACCCAGATATTGAGATCTTTAACAACTCAATGCACGGACATATCTATAATAGCGAAGCTCACAAATGGAATTTTGATGCTGCTCCTGATACATGGGATGTACCAGACTTTAGAGCTCCAACTTGTGCAGCTTGCCACATGAGTGGTGTTGGTGAAACAACAACAACTCACAATGTTTCAAGAAGACTAAAATGGAACCTATGGGGCGTCAGCAGTAAGCTAAGAACAGCTGGTGATGAACAAGCTGCTGTTGTTTACGAAAAAACTGGCAAACTAACCATAGGAACGCCACTTGCAGGTCATCCAAATGGACCAGAAGCAGCAAGAGCTGAGATGAAGCTAGTTTGTAAAGTTTGCCATACATCAACTCATACAGATAACTTCTTCATTATGGGTGATAAGCAAGTAGAGCTTTATAACGTTTACAGTGCTGAAGCAACTAAGATGCTTGAAGAGTTGAAAGCTAAAAACCTACTACTAGAAGATGCTTGGTCAGATGAATTCCAAGATGTCTACTATCATATGTGGCACCATGAAGGTCGTCGTATGAGACAAGGCGCTCTAATGGGTGGTCCTGACTACTCACACTGGCATGGTGTATTCGAAGTTAAGAACGACATTAGAAAACTTCGCAAAATCTATAAAGAAAGAATTGAGTCTGGCAAAGTCCAGTAATTCTTTTTAAGGTGGGAGTTTTCCCACCTTTTTATTTTTAAATTTCAAATTTTATCTTTTAGTTATTATCCCAAAACAAACATTTTTAACGACCATTTCTATAAATTTAAATCATAAAATCATACGGCTTAGCACTACAAATTGTTCTAAATAATTAATAAAATCTATAATGTAAATTTAAAAATATAAAATATAATCTTTGTTTTTAAGGAGATATTTTGGGACTTTTTCGGATCATTATCGGGGCATTTATCTTTAGTGTTCTTACAAATTTATACTCATACAAACGTTTTATCAAAAAGGTATCGTTTTTTACACCGCATCTTAAAAAAATTCGTATATTTTTCTATATTATTAGTGTGCTTGAGTTTGTATTTGTTCTTCAGCTAAGATTTTCTTTTTTAAATATAGAGCTCTATCTGATAGCAGGAACGCTCATTGGTTTTTCACTATTTTTATTTGGCATTAGTTTGTTTTATGATGTTGTTAGATCCATTTGCTCAAAAGCTCATTTTAATCCCACAAGACGAAAATTTATTAAATTTTGCTTTGATGTGACATTTGTTGTTTTTATAGTTGCTTGCTTTTTGAAAGGAATTTTTAATGCACTTACTCCGCCAAAAATTAGACAAATTAGTATAAAAATAAAAAATTTACAAAATGATCTAAAAATAGCCATGATAACTGATGTGCACATTGGCGAGTTTTTGCAAAAGGATTTTGTGGCTGAGCTTGTGAAAGAGATAAATTTAGCTAGACCAGATCTGGTGGTGATAGTTGGCGACTTGGTTGATATGAGAGCTGAGCTTATAGGCGATTTTTTAGATCCATTAAAAAACCTTAAAAGCACCTATGGCACTTTTTATGTCCCTGGCAATCACGAATACTACCACGGAGTTGATGGGATACTAGAAAAAATTCGCACTCTTGGCATTAGGATACTTGGCAATAAAAATGAAAAAATAGCTGGTATAAATTTGGCAGGGGTTTATGATCTAGCTGGCATAAGGTTTAAAAATTTAGAGCCAAATTTAGACGAAGCACTAGCTGGACGCGACCCAAATTTGCCGACCATCCTACTATCTCATCAGCCAAAATTTATAAAAACTATGCAAAAAGATGTTGATCTAGTTCTTTGCGGACACACGCATGCTGGGCAAATTTTTCCTTTTAGTATCCTTGTTTTGCTGGATCAAGGTTTTTTACATGGGCTTTATAAGATTAATGATAAAATGCAAGCTTATGTTAGTAGCGGTGCAGGGTTTTGGGGGCCGCCGGTTAGGATATTTGCTCCAAGTGAGATCGCTATTTTAAATTTAAGCAAGGACTAAAATGAACAAGGACAATCTCTTTTCTCAAATTTTTGGCAAGGTTGCTAAATTAAACTTTTTCAAGCCGCTTCAAGAGCTTATCAACTCCTTTTATGTAAAGCTATTTAAGATCGATATGAGCGAGTTTAAGCCAGCAAGTGAGTATAAAAATTTAAACGAACTTTTCACCAGGGAGCTTTTGAAGCCAAGAGAATTTGACGCAGCAGATGAGATATTTATAAGTCCTGTTGATGGTACCTGCCTTAGTTTTGGCACCACAAAAGAGCTAGAAGCTTTTAGCATAAAAGGCATGAGCTACGGGCTAAAGGAGCTTTTAGGGCAGGGCGAGCTTGAGGGCGAGTTTGACTTTGCCAACATCTATCTTAGCCCAAAAGACTATCATCACTATCATGCGCCTTGTGATATTACGATAAAAAAAGCGGTCTATATCCCTGGCAAGCTTTACAGTGTGGCAGTAAAATGGCTTAGCAAGGTTGATAGTCTTTATACCAAAAACGAGCGTGTGGCGCTACTTTGTGAGATGAAAAATGGCAA is a window of Campylobacter concisus DNA encoding:
- a CDS encoding multiheme c-type cytochrome; translation: MFKKSLMLLACLMSFGFAANMDANKSDALNLNVVKNIKVAHKMSDLSKSCVECHAKETPGIVADWKNSRHAHVGVSCMDCHSVNADNPMASVKVHPKDSNNHVSMLVSPKTCAKCHENEVEESVKSGHARGAMQMYANPAMVKLMYHYEGMDHPEYKMAPDATGCTQCHGTVIKLDADHKPTKETWPNYGIGNVYPDGGVGNCKSCHSAHTFSIAEARKPAACASCHLGPDHPDIEIFNNSMHGHIYNSEAHKWNFDAAPDTWDVPDFRAPTCAACHMSGVGETTTTHNVSRRLKWNLWGVSSKLRTAGDEQAAVVYEKTGKLTIGTPLAGHPNGPEAARAEMKLVCKVCHTSTHTDNFFIMGDKQVELYNVYSAEATKMLEELKAKNLLLEDAWSDEFQDVYYHMWHHEGRRMRQGALMGGPDYSHWHGVFEVKNDIRKLRKIYKERIESGKVQ
- a CDS encoding metallophosphoesterase → MGLFRIIIGAFIFSVLTNLYSYKRFIKKVSFFTPHLKKIRIFFYIISVLEFVFVLQLRFSFLNIELYLIAGTLIGFSLFLFGISLFYDVVRSICSKAHFNPTRRKFIKFCFDVTFVVFIVACFLKGIFNALTPPKIRQISIKIKNLQNDLKIAMITDVHIGEFLQKDFVAELVKEINLARPDLVVIVGDLVDMRAELIGDFLDPLKNLKSTYGTFYVPGNHEYYHGVDGILEKIRTLGIRILGNKNEKIAGINLAGVYDLAGIRFKNLEPNLDEALAGRDPNLPTILLSHQPKFIKTMQKDVDLVLCGHTHAGQIFPFSILVLLDQGFLHGLYKINDKMQAYVSSGAGFWGPPVRIFAPSEIAILNLSKD
- a CDS encoding phosphatidylserine decarboxylase is translated as MNKDNLFSQIFGKVAKLNFFKPLQELINSFYVKLFKIDMSEFKPASEYKNLNELFTRELLKPREFDAADEIFISPVDGTCLSFGTTKELEAFSIKGMSYGLKELLGQGELEGEFDFANIYLSPKDYHHYHAPCDITIKKAVYIPGKLYSVAVKWLSKVDSLYTKNERVALLCEMKNGKKLWLVFVGALNVGKMKFCFDERIQTNAMANFTQIYEYENLHIKKGERLGNFELGSTIVILSEKDAIEYNLFENKELKFAEAIGRIKE